GGTCCATGATCGAGAAGAGGTCGCCGTAGGCCTCGTACAGCTCGAGCATGGTGAATTCGGGGTTGTGCTTCGGGCTGATCCCCTCGTTGCGGAAGACGCGGCCGATCTCGTACACCTTTTCGAGCCCGCCGACGAGCAACCGCTTGAGCGGGAGTTCGAGGGCGATGCGGACGAACAGGTCGATGTCGAGGGCGTTGTGGTGCGTCTCGAACGGCCGGGCGGCGGCCCCGCCGGCGATCGCGTGCAACGTCGGCGTCTCCACCTCCATGAACCCGCGGCCGTCGAGGAACGTGCGGATGGTGCGGATGATTTGCACCCGCTGGTGCGCCCGGCGGAGCGTGTCCGGCGTGTAAATCAGGTCGAGGTACCGGTGCCGCAGGCGGTACTCCATGTCCTGCATGCCGTAGTAACCGGACGGGTGCGGCTCCAGCGACTTGGTCAGGAACGTGACCCCGGCCGCCCGGATCGTCGCCTCGCCCATCTTGGTCTTGCCGTACTCGCCGTCGACGCCGATGAAGTCGCCCAGGTCGAGCAGTTCAATAATCTTCCAGCCGAGTTCGCCGACCTGCTTGGCGCCGACCATGACCTGGACCTTGCCGGTCTGGTCCCACAGGTCGATGAAGTAGACCTTGCCCATCTTCCGCCGCCCGACCACCCGGCCGGCCGCCCGAACCTTCGGCCCGGGGGCCGCGTCGTTGAACGGCTCACAGGGCAGTTCGCGGATCGAGGCGATCGTCTGGTGCCCGTCGAACCGCTGACCCCACGGATCGACGCCGAGGGCTTCGAGCTGCCGCAGTTTCGCCAGGCGGGCCTCCGCGTGGTCGGTCGGGTCCGCCACCGGCGCGGGGGCGGGATTGGGAGTGGGATTCGTCGGCTGAGGGAGCGGGTCGGTCGCCACGGCGCGGACTCACGGTTGTCGGAGGAATCGGTTCCCGCCCGGCCGGAAATCATACCGGGGCGGGCGAATGCATTATTTTACGGATTTAAGGACGGTCCCTCGTTCCCCGCGGTTCGCGGGCAGACGTTTTGAGCGCCGAAGGGGCGGCAGAGATTAGCCCAGGTCGTGAGCCCTGGGCGGCCCGCCGGGGGCGTACTCCAACCCAGTGCGGAAGTCTCGAACGGGGAGTGGGAGGACGTCAACTCAGGGCATGCCCAGGGCTCACGACCTGGGCTATTTTCTGCCGCCCCTTCGGGGCTCGAAGCAAGCGTCGTGGGATGGCGGCGCGAAGAGTTCGAGAAGAACGCCGAAAGTCGGTTTTCTTTCGCTTGGGCCACGGGCTCATAGCTTAAAACTGCGTGCGGGTTTGCAGGCCGCATCGTGATCCTCCCCCGGAGACCGCCATCGTGTCCGACGCCCCCACCCCGCCGCCGGTCGACGCCATAGCCGAGGCCCCGAAGTCGTGGTTCGAGAAGGCCGGGGCCGCCCTGCCGATCGCGCTGACCGCGCTGGCCACCGCGTTCGCCGGGATGAGTTCGAGCGAGATGAGTCGGGCCATGTACTGGCGGTCGGCGGCCGCCCAGGACCAGTCCAAGGCGAACGACCAGTGGAGCCTGGCCGGCTTCAAGCGGGACCGGGCCTTGATCGTACAGACGGCGGCCGCCCAGTTGCACGCGGCCGCCGGGTACCGGCCGTGGAAGCCGGCCGTGTCGCCGGGGGCGAACCCGGGGGCGCGGGCGAACGGCTGGCGCGAGTGGGAACGGAAGGCGGCCGAGGCCCCGGTCGACGACGAGGCGGTCCGCAAGGTGCTGGACGCGGTCCGCGACCACAAGCCGGAAGCCGACGCGGTCGCCCTGGCGCGGAAGGTGAGCCGGCACAAGTTGGACGCGATCGTCGGCGCCAACGACAGCGAAATCGACCGGATGGACGACGAGTGGCGGCCGCTCTCGGCCGAGGCCGACAAGGCGACCCAGGCCGCCGTCGTCGCCGCGGGACGGGCGGACGACGCCGGACGGGCGAAGGCGGCGGACGAGGCCCGGGGCGCCCAGGCGGCGCGGTACGAGATCGACGCCGGGCGGTACCGGGCCGAAGCCGTCTTGAATCGGTCGGCCGGATTCCTGTACGAAGTGTGCGTGAAAATATCCGTCGGGAACTCGGACCGGCACCGCACCCGTAGCGAGAACTTCTTTTACGCCATGCTCGCCGCCCAGGTCGGGGCCACGATCGCGTCCCTCGGCCTGGCCCGCAACCGGCAGTCGACGCTGTGGCTTCTCGCGAGTGCGGTCGGCCTGGTGTCCGTCGGGTTCGGGATTTATGTTTATCTGGGAATTTGAAAAGATTAGCCACAGAGGTCACAGAGGACACAGAGAGAAATCAGAAGTGAAAATCGAGAGACGCTTCCCCTGATACGGCACAGTCGCATCAGGGGAGGCGTCTCAAAAATTGCTCTCTTCCTCTGTGTTCTCTGTGACCTCTGTGGCTAATTTCTTCCTTCTTCCTTGTCGTCAAGGGCGACCGATGACGCTCACCGCCGACCGGCTGACCAGCGAGCAAGCGTTCCACGACCGCCAGGCGGCGGAGCGGGCGGCCACGTTCCGCGACCGGGCCGACCTCCGGTTCGGGGACGACGACTACCTCGGCCACGAGTCGTGGGTCCGCCCGGCGTTCGCGGCCCTCGGCGACGTGCGCGGCAAAGCAGTTCTGGATTACGGCTGCGGGCACGGGATGGCGGCCGTCGTCCTCGCCCGGCGGGGCGCGGCCGTCACCGCGTTCGACCTGTCGCCCGGGTACGTCCGCGAGGCCGAGGCGCGGGCGGCCGCCAACAGCGTCGCGGGCACGTTCGTCGTCGCCGACGGCGAGCGCCTGCCGTTCCCGGACGCCTCGTTCGACGCCGTCTGGGGCAACGCGGTTCTGCACCACCTCGATCTCGCGGTCGCCGGGGCGGAACTGGCGCGGGTCCTCAAGCCGGGCGGGGTCGCGGTCTTCTGCGAACCGTGGGGCGGCAACCCGGTTCTGGAGTTCGCCCGCCGTCACCTCCCCTACCCAAGCAAGGACCGCACGCCCGACGAACAACCCCTCCGCCCGCGCGACCTCGCCCCGCTCCGCCGCGTCTTCCCCGGGCTGCGGGTCGACGGGCACCAGTTCTTCGCGATGATCGGCCGCGTGTGGAAGCACCGGCGGGTCGCCGCCGCGCTGGGCGCAGCCGACGCCCGGTTGCTGCGGTGGGCGCCCGGGGTCGGAAATTGGTGTCGATATGTGGTAATCACATTGCCAAAAGGGTAGGATTTTTTCGACCGGCTGTTTCTCCGTGTCGATACGGGCTGCCGAGATGTCGCCCCCACAACCGCCGCCTCTGCCACCGGCCCCCGCGCCGGCTCCGCTGCCGCAGCCGCCGGCACTCGGCCCCGCGCCGCCGCTGGCGCCCCGGGTGGCGCTCGCCGTCTGCGCGGTCGCGCTGATCGGGTTGCTGGCCGTCCGCGGGTACGGGAATCGCCTCGGCGCCCGGCCCACCGAGTTCCACCCGGCCGCCGTCGCCCGCCAGGTCGATCTCAATTCCGCCGACAAGACCGAACTCCTCCAGATCCCGGGCGTCGGCCCCGTGCTGGCCGATGCGATCCTGACCCACCGCCGCGGCGCGGGCCGTTTCTCCAAAGTGGACGAACTCGGCGCGGTGAGGGGGATCGGCGGCAAAACACTGGACAAGCTGCGACCGTGGGTAACCGTCGCCGACGCTCCGGCGGTCGAATCAGACGAACCGGCCGAACGGCCCGTCGAGGTTGAGCGCCTGGAACGCAAGCCGGTGCCCAAGCCGCAACCCGTCGCGACCCCGCCGGCCGCACCAGCACCCACATCCTCCTCAAGTGGCAAGCTCCAGCCCGGCGACCCGCCGCTCGACCTGAACGCGGTCGACCCGTCCGAGTTTCAGCGGCTCCCCGGGATCGGCCCCGCGATGGCCCAGCGGATCGCGGCGGCGCGGGCCGAGCGGCCGTTCGCGGCCGTCAACGACCTCCGCCGCGTCCGCGGGATCGGGCCGAAGACGCTGGAAGCCTTGCGGCCGTACGTGACGGTCGCCGCGAAATAACGTCCGCCCCCGGCCCAACTGAACCCGACAATTGTTGAGGCAACGCATGGCCCGCGCCGACCTCGAAGACCGTTGGGACGTCGACCGCGGGCTCGAATCTACCCGCAAGCGCGTCCTCCGCTTTCTGGACGACGTCGACATGAAGGTGATCGAGGACGACGACGAGAAGATCGTGGCCAAACAGGGGTCACAGCTGAAAACCCGGCTCCTGGGCGGGTGGTTCGTGTCGCCGGAGTCGCTCCCGAAGCGGGCGACCATCCGCCTGCGCGAGACGTCCGAAGGCACCCGGGTCAAAGCCGTGATCGAAGAATCGCTCGGCTTCGGCATTCTCGACCCGATCCTGAAAGGCAAGTACGAGAAGTACTTTGACACCTGGATGGACGACCTGGCCGACGCGGTGAAGTAAGGCCGCGGGTTGTGATTTTCGGGTAGCAGATGGATTCATCGGAAGGCGGCAGCGGGATGTCCGTCAGTGTTCACGACAACTGGGTTTACGCGCACTCGGTGGACTACGAAAAGCGTCGCGTCGTCCTCTACACGATTTACCCGCACGTTCAGCCGCCCGAGTACACCGACGTCGTCTTCGACGGAGTCGTGTTCCACCATTTTGAGCAGCAAAAAATCGGAAACGGGGTTGTGCCCGCGAACGTGCTTTTCGACGTGGAAGAAGCCGACCCGATGTTCACGCTCAACGAGTACAAAGAGTTGTTAGCGCGGGGCAGAAACCACGGTTGGCCGGGCCAGGACTACGACAGCCTGGAAAACCTTTCCGCTCGACTGACCGCGAGCGGTGCCAGGTGTTTTCGGGTGAGCGGGGTCTGCGGCCTGGACGGGTTCGTGTTCGCTTCCTCGCTACAGTTCCTAACACGGTCCTCGCGGGCGGAGGTCGTTTGATGACCGGCCCGGCCGTCGGCGATGGAGCCGCTTTAGGATGTTGTCCGGTATCCTCTCGTTCAACCCTTGTCAAGAACTCGCGTGAACCCGGAACTCGTGACCGCCGATTCGGGCGGCACCGCGACGCCCGGCGCTTCCGATCCGCCTCGTATCCCCCGCGCACCGGCGTTAGAATGTGACTCGCGGCAACCGCGGGGCGCGAACGGCGACGCCGCCCGCGGCGTCCGTTTTGCGGACGCCCGCGGGCCGACCCGTAAAACAAACCGATCGACGTTCGCGCAAACGAGATCGCCGGACGAGCCCAGGCACACGGATAATTTCAGCCATGCCCGAGAAGACCGTTTACATCGAAACCGTCGGCTGCCAGATGAACGTGCTGGACAGCGAGCTGGTGATCGGCGCGCTCAAGCGGAAGGGGTACGTCCTCACCGACGCGGCCGCGGACGCGGACGTGCTGCTATTCAATACCTGCTCCGTCCGCGAACACGCTGAGGAGAAGGTGTACTCGGCCCTCGGCCGCATCGCCCCGCACAAGAAGCGGAACCCCGGCACCGTCGTCGGCGTGATCGGCTGCATGGCCCAGAAGGACCAGGAGAAGATTCGCGCCCGTGCGCCTTACGTGGACATGGTCGTGGGTACCGGGCAGCTCGGGCAGATCCCGGCCCTTATCGATGCGGTCAAGGAAACCCGGCAGCCGCAGTACGCCCTCAGCCTCGGCCGGTCGGACGGCGGGCGGCACGAGGTCGAGGCCAGCTTCGAGAGCTACGACCCGGTCCGCGACGCGGCCATGCGGCCGACCCCGTTCCAGGCGTTCGTCCGCATTCAGATCGGCTGCGACAAGTTCTGCACGTACTGCGTCGTCCCGAGTACCCGCGGGCCCGAGCAATCGCGACACCCGGACCACCTCGTGGCCGAAGTCCGGCAACTCGTCGACCAGGGGTGCAAGGAAGTCACGCTGCTCGGCCAGACGGTGAACAGCTACGAGTACGCACTCGGCGACGGCCGCCGGTCCCGCCTGTCCGACCTGCTCGCCCGCATGCACGACACGCCGGGCCTGGAGCGGATCAAGTTCGTGACCAACTACCCCAAGGACATGACCGACGACCTGCTCGACGCCGTCCACGAGTTGCCCAAGGTCTGCAAATATCTCCACGTCCCCGTCCAGTCCGGGTGCGACGAGGTGTTGTCGCGGATGAAGCGCAACTACACGGCGTCGTTTTACATGGAGATGCTGGCCCGATGCCGCGAGATGGTGCCGGGGGTGGCCGTCAGTTCGGACTTCATCGTCGGGTTCTGCGGCGAGACTGAGGAAAGCTTCCAGAAGTCGATGGATCTGGTCGCGAAGGCCAAGTTCAAGAACTCGTTCATCTTCAAGTACAGCGAGCGGCCGGGGACAAAGGCGATGGACCGCTTCCCGGACGACATCTCCGAAGACGTGAAGAAGCGGCGGAACAACGACCTGCTCATGGTCCAGAACGCCAACAGCCTGGTCGACCACCGGGCGTGGATCGGGCGGACGGTCGAGGTGCTGGTCGAAGGCCCGAGTCGGCACGGCCACCGGGAGGCCGGCCCGGTCAAGCAGCTCATCGGCCGGACCATGACGGACCACATCACCGTGTTCGACGGCCACGACCGCCTCGTCGGCCAGACGGTCACGCTCGACGTGACCGACGCCAGCGCGTTCACCCTGTACGGGACGGTGCGAACGGGCGAGCAGGTCGGCGTGACCTGCGCCGCGGAGCCGGCCCCGCGTGAGGAAGGGGCGAAGCGGATCGGGCTGGCGCTGGTGTAAAACGGGTGGTCAGGGTCCGCGTCACAGCGAAGAATCCAGGGAGCTTGTCGATGGCGAAGGAATCTCGCGACCAGCGGCGAAAGAAGAAGCTGGCGGAAGAAAAGCGTAAGGAACGCCAGAACCAGTCGCTGGCGTACATGGGAGAGAAGTTCAAGACTGACAAACTGATCCCGACGTGGATGCACGCCGAAATCGGCATCTACGAGACCTACGTCATATCCGACCGGAAGCTTCTGGACCAGACGGTCGTGGACGCGCTTGAGAAGCTGATCCGCATGATGAAAGCCGGCCCGCTCCCGCCGCTTCCGGAGGCCGACGCGATCCACTACGAAACCGACGGGGAAGAGGATTTGGTGATCGAGAACGTCCGCCGGAGCTGGGCCCGCCACTTCGCCACCGAATGGAAGCCGCCGCGCGACGACCTCATCGGCGTCCTGCGCACGATCCTCGGCTCGATCCAGAAAGTGAAGGCTCCCAGCCCGTTGTCCCAAAGCTACATGCACCACATCGCCGGGTTCCTGACCAAGAAACTCGGCGTTACGGTGAAAATGGTCACCAGTGATCGGGAACCGCTCCCGGAGCCGAAGGAAGGGGATCTCGTGCGCCTCGGCCGCCGGTGGAGTGTCGCCGGCAACGCGGACGCCCGGACCGACTTCTTGGAGCTGGCCGCCCACCTGATGAAAACCGGGCAGGCCAACCGGGTGATCGACGACGGCCATCTCCTGATGGGAGAACTATCGGACCCGTCATCGCCAGTCGTTCACGAATTGATGGCGTTGATCCACAAAGCCCGGGAGTCGCTCCTCACGACAATGGGATGAGTTGGGAGCAGAAGAATATCCGGTGCGGCTGGAGAACGAAATGAATCCATATCTGTTGATTTGAATAGCCGTATTGAGCGAGCGGCAGACTCACGTTCATCCCTGTCAGAGTCCCCG
The Fimbriiglobus ruber genome window above contains:
- the lysS gene encoding lysine--tRNA ligase: MATDPLPQPTNPTPNPAPAPVADPTDHAEARLAKLRQLEALGVDPWGQRFDGHQTIASIRELPCEPFNDAAPGPKVRAAGRVVGRRKMGKVYFIDLWDQTGKVQVMVGAKQVGELGWKIIELLDLGDFIGVDGEYGKTKMGEATIRAAGVTFLTKSLEPHPSGYYGMQDMEYRLRHRYLDLIYTPDTLRRAHQRVQIIRTIRTFLDGRGFMEVETPTLHAIAGGAAARPFETHHNALDIDLFVRIALELPLKRLLVGGLEKVYEIGRVFRNEGISPKHNPEFTMLELYEAYGDLFSIMDLTEGLIVASVDCLGAGRELPYGEKTVNFAPPFQRLKYSDAFKEHVGVDLFDREGVKRRAAESHIPLALKDEKAGTTADKEHDVLVHELFERYVEDKLSGPVFVYDYPAALCPLTKRKRECPELAERFELYVHGMELANAYTELNDPVTQEATFRRQLVGLAADDSMAKMDDDFIRALRHGMPPAGGLGIGIDRLVMLLTNTQTIRDVILFPLLRPEVG
- a CDS encoding class I SAM-dependent methyltransferase codes for the protein MTLTADRLTSEQAFHDRQAAERAATFRDRADLRFGDDDYLGHESWVRPAFAALGDVRGKAVLDYGCGHGMAAVVLARRGAAVTAFDLSPGYVREAEARAAANSVAGTFVVADGERLPFPDASFDAVWGNAVLHHLDLAVAGAELARVLKPGGVAVFCEPWGGNPVLEFARRHLPYPSKDRTPDEQPLRPRDLAPLRRVFPGLRVDGHQFFAMIGRVWKHRRVAAALGAADARLLRWAPGVGNWCRYVVITLPKG
- a CDS encoding ComEA family DNA-binding protein, with product MSPPQPPPLPPAPAPAPLPQPPALGPAPPLAPRVALAVCAVALIGLLAVRGYGNRLGARPTEFHPAAVARQVDLNSADKTELLQIPGVGPVLADAILTHRRGAGRFSKVDELGAVRGIGGKTLDKLRPWVTVADAPAVESDEPAERPVEVERLERKPVPKPQPVATPPAAPAPTSSSSGKLQPGDPPLDLNAVDPSEFQRLPGIGPAMAQRIAAARAERPFAAVNDLRRVRGIGPKTLEALRPYVTVAAK
- the miaB gene encoding tRNA (N6-isopentenyl adenosine(37)-C2)-methylthiotransferase MiaB, which produces MPEKTVYIETVGCQMNVLDSELVIGALKRKGYVLTDAAADADVLLFNTCSVREHAEEKVYSALGRIAPHKKRNPGTVVGVIGCMAQKDQEKIRARAPYVDMVVGTGQLGQIPALIDAVKETRQPQYALSLGRSDGGRHEVEASFESYDPVRDAAMRPTPFQAFVRIQIGCDKFCTYCVVPSTRGPEQSRHPDHLVAEVRQLVDQGCKEVTLLGQTVNSYEYALGDGRRSRLSDLLARMHDTPGLERIKFVTNYPKDMTDDLLDAVHELPKVCKYLHVPVQSGCDEVLSRMKRNYTASFYMEMLARCREMVPGVAVSSDFIVGFCGETEESFQKSMDLVAKAKFKNSFIFKYSERPGTKAMDRFPDDISEDVKKRRNNDLLMVQNANSLVDHRAWIGRTVEVLVEGPSRHGHREAGPVKQLIGRTMTDHITVFDGHDRLVGQTVTLDVTDASAFTLYGTVRTGEQVGVTCAAEPAPREEGAKRIGLALV